In Streptomyces rapamycinicus NRRL 5491, the genomic stretch GCTCCGAGTGCGTCAGCTGACGCAGCTCCTGCAGCAGGCGAAGGTCGGCGAGGCACCCGCGGACACCGGCGTGGTCGCCCCCGGCATGGTGGTCACCATCGCCTTCGACGGCGACCCCGACGACACCCTGACCTTCCTGCTCGCCTCCCGTGAGTACGCGAGCGCGGACGTCGAGACCTACTCGCCGCAGTCCCCGCTGGGTTCGGGTGTGAACGGCAAGAAGGTCGGTCAGGACGCCGAGTACGAGCTGCCCAACGGCCGCACCGCCTCGGTGCGAATCCTGGAGGCCAAGCCCTACCAGGGCTGAACGCCCGGTGCGGAGCCCCGGCCGAACGGCCGGGGCTCCCCCTCGCCCCCGTGCTCCCGGAAAGAACCGCTCAGGCGGCGCGCTCCCGGAAGAACCGGCTCAGGCGGTCGCCGAGCGGTACTTGCGCACCGCCAGCGTCCGGAAGACCACGATGATCAGGGCCGAGTAGATCAGCGACGCCCAGACCGGATGCTGCATCGGCCAGGCGCCGGACTGGGACAGACCGGGGTCGCCGAAGAGCTGACGGCACGCCTGCACGGTGGCGCTGAACGGGTTCCATTCGGCGATGTGCCGCAGCCACGGGGTCATCTGGCTGGAGTCCACGAAGGCGTTCGAGATGAACGTGACCGGGAACAGCCAGATCAGACCGCCGGAGGTCGCCGCCTCCGGGGTGCGGACGGACAGCCCGATCAGCGCCCCGATCCAGGTGAAGGCGTACCCCAGAAGAAGCAGCAGGCCGAAGCCACCCAGGATCTTCCCGATGTTGGTCGAGTCCGCGGAACCGGGGCGCCAGCCCACGATCAGCGCGACGACGGCCAGCACCACCAGGGTGAGCGTCGTCTGCACCAGATCGGCGAAGGTCCGGCCGGTGAGCACCGCGCCCCGGGCCATCGGCAGCGAGCGGAACCGGTCGATCAGCCCCTTGTGCATGTCTTCCGCGATCCCGGCGCCCGCGCCCGCGGTGGCGAAGGTCACGGTCTGCGCGAAGATCCCGGCCATCAGGAAGTTCTTGTAGACGTCCGGGTCGGTGCTGTTGCCGATCTTCATCGAGCCGCCGAAGACGTACGTGAAGAGAACCACGAACATCACCGGCTGAACCAGCCCAAAGAGGACCATTTCCGGAATTCTGGTCATCCTGATCAGATTCCGCCGGGCGATGACCAGGGAGTCGTTCATCGTGCTCATTTCGCCTCCCCCTTCCCGGCGCCATGGCCGGTGAGCGAGATGAATACGTCGTCCAGGGTCGGGCGGCGCAGCCCGATGTCGTCGATCTCGACACCACGGGTGTCCAGTTCGCGGATGACCTCGGCGAGCAGCTTGGCGCCGCCCACGACCGGGACGGTGACCTTACGGGTGTGCTCCTGCACCGTCGTCTCGCCCTTGCCCAGGACCCGCAGGACCTCCTCGGCGGCCGAGATGTCCTCGCGCTCATGCACCACGACCTCCACGCGCTCGCCGCCCGTACGGGCCTTGAGCTGGTCGGAGGTGCCACGGGCGATGACCCGGCCGCGGTCGATCACGCAGATGTCATGCGCCAGATGGTCCGCCTCCTCCAGATACTGCGTGGTCAGCAGCAGCGTCGTACCGCCGGCCACCAGCTCCTGGATGACCTCCCACAGCGCCTGTCTGTTGCGCGGGTCCAGACCGGTGGTGGGCTCGTCCATGAACATCACGGGCGGGCTGACCACCAGGGCCGCGGCGAGGTCCAGCCGTCGGCGCATTCCGCCGGAGTACGTCTTGGCGGTGCGGTCGGCCGCATCCGCGAGGCCGAACCGCTCCAGCAGCTCACTCGCGCGGGCTTTGGCCTCCCGCGCTCCCATCTGGTAGAGCTGGCCGGCCATTTGGAGGTTCTCACGGCCGGTCAGATATTCGTCAACGGCGGCGAACTGGCCGGACAGCCCGATGGAGCGACGGACTTCGTTGGGGTTCTTGAGTACGTCCACCCCCGCGACCACCGCCGTCCCGCTGTCCGGGCGCAGCAGCGTGGTGAGCACGCGCACCGCGGTGGTCTTGCCGGCGCCATTGGGGCCGAGCAGTCCGAGCACGGTTCCTTCCGGTACGTCGAGATCGACGCCGTCCAGAGCCTTTACGTCACCGAAGGTCTTCACCAGACCCTCGGCGTGAATAGCGCCTGGCATGTTGGCACTCCCGGGGTTGGGTCAGTTCCACACTCAATCAAGGCATAAGTCCGCCCATATGGGCAGCGCTCGGCAGCAACTGGACGGCAATCGTAACCGAGACGCGATACATCGCGACATACGCGAGGCGAACAAAATGAAGAATGCGAGCCGCGAGGGAACACGGGGGAACCCCTACCCCCGCGAGAGAAGACCCGTCCCCGGGCTCAGGCCCAGACCCGTCCCCGGGCTCAGGCCCAGACCCGTCCCCGGGCGCAGACTCGGACCCGTCCCCGGCGTCAGGCCATCACCGTGTACCCGGCGCCGCGCAGCGCCTCCCGGACGTCGTCGCAGTGCTCCGGCCCCTTCGTCTCCAGGTGCAGCTCCACCTCGGCCTCGCTCAGCCCGAGCCGCGGGTTGGTGCGGACATGGCTGACGTCGAGCACATTGGCATCCAGCGTCGACAGCACCCCCAGCAGCGTGGCCAGCGCCCCCGGCCGGTCGGTGAGCCGCAGCCGCAGCGACAGATAGCGCCCCGCCGCGGCCATGCCGTGCCGCAGGATGCGCTGCATCAGCAGTGGATCGACGTTGCCGCCCGAGAGCACCGCGACCACCGGGCCCTCGAAGGACTCCGGCGCCGACAGCAGCGCGGCCACCGGGCTCGCGCCCGCGGGCTCCACCACCAGCTTCGCCCGCTCCAGGCAGAGCAGCAGCGCGCTGGACAGCTCGTCCTCGGTGACCGTACGGACCTCGTCGACGAGGTTCTCGATGATCTGGAACGGCACATCGCCCGGCCGCCCCACCTTGATGCCGTCCGCCATCGTCACGGGCGCGTCGATCGTCACCGGCCGCCCGGCCGCCAGCGACGGCGGATACGCCGCGGCGCCCTCCGCCTGCACCCCCACCACCCGCACATCCGGCCGCAGCGCCTTCACCGCCACCGCGATCCCGGCGGCCAGCCCGCCCCCGCCGATGCCCACCACGACGGTGCGCACCTCGGGGCACTGCTCCAGGATCTCCAGCCCCACCGTGCCCTGCCCGGCGACGATGTCCGGGTGGTCGAAGGGGTGGATGAAGACCGCGCCCGTGCGCTCGGCGTACTCCTTCGCCGCCCGCATCGTCTCGTCCACGATCTGGCCGTACAGCCGCACCTCGGCGCCGTAGTCCCGGGTGGCCGCGATCTTCGGCAGGGGTGCGCCCTCGGGCATGAAGACCGTCGAGCGCACCCCCAGCAGCGAGGCCGCGAGGGCGACGCCCTGCGCATGGTTCCCGGCGCTCGCCGCGACCACCCCGGCCGCCCGCTCCTCGGGGCTGAGCCCCGCGATCCGCACATAGCCGCCGCGCAGCTTGAACGACCCGGTGCGCTGCAGGTTCTCGCACTTGAAGTGGACCGGCGCGCCGACCAGCCCGGACAGATAGCGGCTGCCCTCCAGCGCGGTGAGCCGGGAGACCCCCGAGAGCGTCTTCTGCGCGCTGCGGACGTCGTCGAGGGTGATCGTCGCCTCGGGCCCCCCGGAGGCGGAACCTCCGGATACGGAACCCGCGGACGCGGACAGGGACGGGGACGCGGGGGCCGGGGCGGACGCAGGGGCGGGAGAGGTGAGGTGCGAGGCCGGGCCGGGCCCGGAGCCGGGCCCGTCCTCGTCGCCGTGTCGTGCAGCCATGGTCCCCAGTCTGGCAGCTCACCCCCGGCAGGCCCCGGCGGGCCGAACCGTCGGCGCGCGGGCGCCGGGCCGCCCATGGCGGGTTGATGCCAGGCGAGGGTCCGCCGACGGGCCACGGCGCCCGGGAACGGCTCAGAACGGCAGGTTGTGGCTCGATGGCCGTCAGGTTTCTGCAGCCCCCGTACGGGCGGGCTCCCAGCCGCGTACTCTGTGCCACATCCCACAGACCACCGCATGAAGTGAGCCCTAGGCCATGCCCACCCAATCGGACATGACGACTCAACTCGACACCGGCGTACTGGACGCGCTCCAGCATCAGGTCGCCGTCTTCGCCCGCCGTGCGGAACAGACCCGGCTCGGCGGCGTCGGCCAGGCCCGCAATTCCATGGACCGAGCCGCGTATCTGCTGCTCAACCGGCTCGACCAGGAAGGCCCAATGGGGGTCAAGGCGCTCGCGGGGAGCATGGGCATCGACTCGTCCACCGTGACCCGCCAGGTCGCCCCGCTGGTCGACTCCGGCATGGTCAAGCGCACCTCGCACCCCGAGGACGGCCGCGCGGTCGTGCTGCAGCTCTCCCCGCGCGGCAAGGCCCGCCTGGAGGAAGTGCGTTCGTCACGGCGCGATCTGATGTCCCGCGTGACCGGGGACTGGACGGCGGAGGAGCGCGATCTCTTCTGCGACCTCCTGACCCGCTTCAACGCCGCCCTCTCCGCCGCGCACGCCACGGTGCCCCAGGCGGCGCCCGCCACCTGACCCCGGCGCAGACATCTTGACCAGGTGCCTGTGCCTGCCGTGTCCTAAAAGGAACGGGAGGCGGAGGGCGTGGTGCGAGAGCGGCGGGCAGCACGGGATGGCCGCCGGGCCCGGGAGTTCGAGGCATTCGTCGCGGGCGCGGGTGGCCGACTGCTGCATGCGGCCACGCTGCTCACGGGGGAGCCGACGGGGGACACCGAAGCCGCCGAGCGCCTGCTGACCGCCGCGCTCGCGCGCACGTACGCCCGCTGGGACCGGCTGCGCGGCGAGGATCCGTACGACCACACCCGCCGGACGCTGGCCGCCCTCTTCGCCCACCGGGGCCACCGCTACCGCCGCCCGCGCGGCGGCACCCTGGCCCGGCTCACCCCGCAGGAGCGGCTGGTGCTGGTGCTGCGGCTGTACGAGGGGGTCGCGGAGGAGCAGACGGCGGCGGCGCTCGGGCTCCCGGTCGAGCGGGTCCGGGCGATCTGCACCCGCGCGGTCACGGCGATGCGCAGCGCGGCGGCCCGGCGCGGCACGACTGGAACGCGACCGTCCGCCGGAACGGTACCCTCCGGCGGAACGCCATCGTCCGCCGGCCCCACCGGCCCCACCAGCCCCACCGGCAGCCGGGCGGCCACCCGCGCGACGGAGGCCGGAGCCGACGCCGGGGCAGGAGCCGAAGCGGGGGCCGGGGCCGCCCCATGAGCTTCCCCGACCGCAAGGAGACCGAGGTCCGCCGAATGCTGGAGGGCCCGCATCCGGCGCTGCCGCCGGATCTCGCGGGCCGGGCGGCCGAACGAGGACGGCGGATGCTCCACCGCTACCAAGTGGTGCGCACCATCGGCTGGCTGCTGCTGCTCGCCGCGGTCGTCGCGTTCGGCGTATGGGCGGCGATCGTCGAACCGTGGGCCGCGCCGCCGCCCACCGACACCACCCCTCCCCTCGAGGGTTGGTGACCACTCAAGGGGGAGTCACCACTTGAGAGGTGGCGACCACCCGTGACTTGAGAGGTGGCGGCCACCCGCAAAATCCGCAGCCCGGGCGCCGGCCCGGAACTGGTCGTCAGCCCAGAGCCCGGCCCAGGTCCATCAGCAGATCGTCGACCGACTCGATGCCGACCGACAGCCGTACGAGATCGGCCGGCACCTCGAGCGCCGAGCCCGCCGCCGAGGCGTGCGTCATCCGCCCCGGGTGCTCGATCAGCGACTCGACACCGCCGAGGGACTCCCCCAGCGTGAACAGCCGCGCCCGGTCGCACACCTCGACCGCCGCCTCCTCGCCGCCCGCGACCCGGAACGACACCATGCCGCCGAAGGCCCGCATCTGCTTGGCCGCGATCTCGTGCCCCGCGTGCTCCGGCAGCCCCGGGTAGTAGACCTGGGTCACCTTGGGGTGCGCGG encodes the following:
- the greA gene encoding transcription elongation factor GreA, with the protein product MTQTSENVTWLTQEAYDQLKAELEYLSGPARVEIAKKIEAAREEGDLRENGGYHAAKEEQGKQELRVRQLTQLLQQAKVGEAPADTGVVAPGMVVTIAFDGDPDDTLTFLLASREYASADVETYSPQSPLGSGVNGKKVGQDAEYELPNGRTASVRILEAKPYQG
- a CDS encoding ABC transporter permease — protein: MSTMNDSLVIARRNLIRMTRIPEMVLFGLVQPVMFVVLFTYVFGGSMKIGNSTDPDVYKNFLMAGIFAQTVTFATAGAGAGIAEDMHKGLIDRFRSLPMARGAVLTGRTFADLVQTTLTLVVLAVVALIVGWRPGSADSTNIGKILGGFGLLLLLGYAFTWIGALIGLSVRTPEAATSGGLIWLFPVTFISNAFVDSSQMTPWLRHIAEWNPFSATVQACRQLFGDPGLSQSGAWPMQHPVWASLIYSALIIVVFRTLAVRKYRSATA
- a CDS encoding ATP-binding cassette domain-containing protein, with the protein product MPGAIHAEGLVKTFGDVKALDGVDLDVPEGTVLGLLGPNGAGKTTAVRVLTTLLRPDSGTAVVAGVDVLKNPNEVRRSIGLSGQFAAVDEYLTGRENLQMAGQLYQMGAREAKARASELLERFGLADAADRTAKTYSGGMRRRLDLAAALVVSPPVMFMDEPTTGLDPRNRQALWEVIQELVAGGTTLLLTTQYLEEADHLAHDICVIDRGRVIARGTSDQLKARTGGERVEVVVHEREDISAAEEVLRVLGKGETTVQEHTRKVTVPVVGGAKLLAEVIRELDTRGVEIDDIGLRRPTLDDVFISLTGHGAGKGEAK
- the ilvA gene encoding threonine ammonia-lyase, whose product is MAARHGDEDGPGSGPGPASHLTSPAPASAPAPASPSLSASAGSVSGGSASGGPEATITLDDVRSAQKTLSGVSRLTALEGSRYLSGLVGAPVHFKCENLQRTGSFKLRGGYVRIAGLSPEERAAGVVAASAGNHAQGVALAASLLGVRSTVFMPEGAPLPKIAATRDYGAEVRLYGQIVDETMRAAKEYAERTGAVFIHPFDHPDIVAGQGTVGLEILEQCPEVRTVVVGIGGGGLAAGIAVAVKALRPDVRVVGVQAEGAAAYPPSLAAGRPVTIDAPVTMADGIKVGRPGDVPFQIIENLVDEVRTVTEDELSSALLLCLERAKLVVEPAGASPVAALLSAPESFEGPVVAVLSGGNVDPLLMQRILRHGMAAAGRYLSLRLRLTDRPGALATLLGVLSTLDANVLDVSHVRTNPRLGLSEAEVELHLETKGPEHCDDVREALRGAGYTVMA
- a CDS encoding MarR family winged helix-turn-helix transcriptional regulator, whose product is MPTQSDMTTQLDTGVLDALQHQVAVFARRAEQTRLGGVGQARNSMDRAAYLLLNRLDQEGPMGVKALAGSMGIDSSTVTRQVAPLVDSGMVKRTSHPEDGRAVVLQLSPRGKARLEEVRSSRRDLMSRVTGDWTAEERDLFCDLLTRFNAALSAAHATVPQAAPAT
- a CDS encoding sigma factor-like helix-turn-helix DNA-binding protein, whose protein sequence is MVRERRAARDGRRAREFEAFVAGAGGRLLHAATLLTGEPTGDTEAAERLLTAALARTYARWDRLRGEDPYDHTRRTLAALFAHRGHRYRRPRGGTLARLTPQERLVLVLRLYEGVAEEQTAAALGLPVERVRAICTRAVTAMRSAAARRGTTGTRPSAGTVPSGGTPSSAGPTGPTSPTGSRAATRATEAGADAGAGAEAGAGAAP